The Vicia villosa cultivar HV-30 ecotype Madison, WI unplaced genomic scaffold, Vvil1.0 ctg.002564F_1_1, whole genome shotgun sequence genome includes a window with the following:
- the LOC131639223 gene encoding chlorophyll a-b binding protein P4, chloroplastic-like, with product MATVTTQASAAVFRPCGLKSRFLGGSSGKLNREVAFRPVGCSPSGSFKVEAKKGEWLPGLASPGYLTGSLPGDNGFDPLGLAEDPENLRWFVQAELVNGRWAMLGVAGMLLPEVFTSIGIINVPKWYDAGKEEYFASSSTLFVIEFILFHYVEIRRWQDIKNPGSVNQDPIFKQYSLPKGEVGYPGGIFNPLNFAPTLEAKEKEIANGRLAMLAFLGFIIQHNVTGKGPFDNLVQHISDPWHNTIVQTLGGN from the exons ATGGCCACCGTTACTACACAAGCTTCCGCCGCGGTTTTCCGGCCATGTGGTTTGAAATCGAGGTTTCTTGGTGGTTCTTCAGGGAAGTTGAACAGAGAAGTGGCTTTTAGGCCAGTTGGATGTTCACCTTCTGGTTCTTTTAAAGTTGAAGCTAAGAAAGGAGAGTGGTTGCCAGGTTTGGCCTCACCAGGTTACCTCACTGGAAG TCTTCCCGGAGACAACGGATTTGATCCATTGGGACTCGCGGAGGATCCAGAGAACTTGAGGTGGTTTGTTCAAGCCGAGCTAGTGAACGGGCGTTGGGCAATGTTGGGTGTTGCAGGGATGTTACTCCCTGAGGTATTCACAAGCATTGGAATCATCAATGTTCCAAAATGGTACGATGCAGGGAAAGAAGAATACTTCGCTTCATCTTCAACACTCTTCGTGATCGAGTTCATTTTGTTCCACTATGTTGAGATTAGAAGATGGCAAGACATCAAGAACCCTGGCAGTGTTAACCAAGATCCTATCTTTAAGCAATACAGCTTGCCAAAAGGCGAGGTCGGTTACCCTGGTGGGATCTTTAACCCTTTGAACTTTGCACCAACTTTGGAGGCTAAAGAGAAGGAAATTGCAAATG GACGATTGGCGATGTTGGCGTTCTTGGGATTTATAATTCAGCACAATGTGACAGGAAAAGGACCATTTGACAACCTTGTGCAGCACATTTCTGATCCATGGCACAACACCATTGTTCAAACATTAGGTGGAAACTAA